One Panicum virgatum strain AP13 chromosome 9K, P.virgatum_v5, whole genome shotgun sequence genomic region harbors:
- the LOC120652237 gene encoding myb-related protein Zm1-like produces MAKQSCCHKKKLRRGLWSPEEDEKLMNHIAKYGHGCWSSVPKLAGLERCGKSCRLRWINYLRPDLKRGTFSQEEEDLIIHLHSLLGNKWSQIAAQLPGRTDNEVKNFWNSYIKKRLRERGIDPATHQPLAEPAATAAACRAVFGDVVDLIPATAPLQAPLADPMPLDGVKLPLDWPVAGAPAPPPSRSSCYLQGGCFDMDALQQQQHCGGGGGAFPAPVVPSASSSSTLTSMAEAEHCNNADVAGAGLPWLELGPNAVPDAAGHVDSYAGALDELRWSEYFDGAFQAAASQQGALQAAGQCVYSGKDDDVAVHFDVHGLSNWC; encoded by the exons ATGGCGAAGCAGTCGTGCTGCCACAAGAAGAAGCTGAGGAGAGGGCTCTGGTcgcccgaggaggacgagaagcTCATGAACCACATTGCCAAGTACGGCCACGGCTGCTGGAGCTCCGTCCCGAAGCTCGCAG GCCTTGAGAGGTGTGGCAAGAGCTGCCGGCTGAGGTGGATAAACTACCTGAGGCCCGACCTCAAGCGAGGCACATTctcgcaggaggaggaggacctcaTCATACACCTCCACTCCTTGCTGGGAAACAA GTGGTCTCAGATTGCGGCGCAGCTGCCCGGCCGGACGGACAACGAGGTCAAGAACTTCTGGAACTCGTACATCAAGAAGAGGCTCAGGGAGCGCGGCATCGACCCGGCCACCCACCAGCCGCTCGCCgagcccgccgccaccgccgccgcctgccgcgcggtgTTCGGGGACGTGGTCGACCTCATCCCGGCGACGGCGCCACTCCAGGCGCCGCTCGCGGACCCAATGCCGCTGGACGGCGTCAAGCTCCCGCTGGACTGgcccgtcgccggcgcccccgcgccgccgccatcaaggTCGTCGTGCTACCTGCAGGGGGGCTGCTTCGACATGGAcgcgctgcagcagcagcagcactgcggcggcggcggcggcgcctttcCGGCGCCGGTCGTCCCGTCGGCGTCCAGCTCCAGCACGCTCACCTCGATGGCAGAGGCCGAGCACTGCAACAACGCcgacgtcgccggcgccggcctcccgtGGCTGGAGCTCGGGCCGAACGCCGtgcccgacgccgccggccacgtcGACAGCTACGCCGGCGCGCTGGACGAGCTCCGGTGGTCGGAGTACTTCGACGGCGCCTTCCAGGCCGCCGCGAGCCAGCAAGGCGCCCTGCAGGCCGCGGGGCAGTGCGTCTACAGCGGCAAGGACGACGACGTCGCGGTGCACTTCGACGTCCATGGGCTTAGCAACTGGTGCTAA
- the LOC120648797 gene encoding uncharacterized protein LOC120648797: protein MGLPLEQQQWRGREADTKDSPPPQQAAPAGCRTPGGDQAAADCPPPAPRKRRPPAGVVAQQQRRRDFYSGADVEAFFAAHNL from the coding sequence ATGGGTCTCCCCCTCGAGCAGCAGCAGTGGCGGGGCCGCGAGGCAGACACCAAggattcgccgccgccgcagcaggcgGCGCCGGCAGGGTGCAGGACGCCCGGCGGCGACCAGGCGGCCGCGGActgcccgccgcccgcgcccaggaagaggaggccccccgCGGGGGTCGtcgcgcagcagcagcgccgcagGGACTTCTACTCCGGCGCCGACGTCGAGGCCTTCTTCGCCGCCCACAACCTCTAG